In Clostridia bacterium, one genomic interval encodes:
- a CDS encoding type II secretion system protein GspE has translation MTISKFDLGPAFVEKGIITSEQLEEVFSKQKSTGKRFEEILLEEGFITEEELREFLDRHYNIVFVDLSKQKIHLETPLLISEDLARKHILFPFKKSQYRILVAMVDPYDLEAIEEVYLATG, from the coding sequence AGTAAATTCGATTTGGGACCGGCGTTTGTTGAGAAGGGGATTATTACTAGTGAGCAGTTAGAAGAAGTATTTAGTAAGCAAAAATCTACTGGTAAGAGGTTTGAGGAAATTTTATTGGAAGAAGGGTTTATAACAGAAGAGGAGTTAAGGGAATTTTTAGACAGGCATTACAACATAGTTTTCGTAGATTTATCTAAGCAAAAGATTCACCTTGAAACACCTTTATTAATTAGTGAGGATTTAGCCCGTAAACATATTTTGTTTCCTTTTAAAAAAAGTCAATATAGAATATTAGTGGCTATGGTGGATCCTTATGATTTAGAAGCCATTGAGGAGGTTTATTTAGCCACTGGGTT